In Saccharothrix violaceirubra, the following are encoded in one genomic region:
- a CDS encoding flagellar motor switch protein FliM, whose amino-acid sequence MSATPLTPGTPRSRSAKTAGLVTDGRASSTYDFLRPANLPREHLRILQIAYETFAHRLSVLLTSNLRVVCRVAMTGIEQVSTRTVLTEQTDDLIAVSIGLSPLSGAGVLVFPRELAMVWIDHMLGGTGGGEQPRRTLSDIETPLVRELLTDALAELGAAYAEFAAVDLVLGVLEYDPQLVAVGGPADALVKASFEIAVGTAASELTFSVPVQAVQPSLQRRLDSTAISAGEQAARAAARDLLTESLSDVPVEVAVRFSPARMRSEDLLDLRVGDVVSLDHPVDRPLVITTAGGIFGRAVPTARGTRLTCQVVATESEESRA is encoded by the coding sequence GTGTCAGCCACTCCGCTCACTCCCGGAACTCCTCGGTCCCGGTCCGCCAAGACGGCGGGCCTGGTCACCGACGGCAGGGCGTCGTCGACGTACGACTTCCTGCGCCCGGCGAACCTGCCGCGCGAGCACCTGCGCATCCTCCAGATCGCCTACGAGACGTTCGCGCACCGCCTGAGCGTGCTGCTGACGTCGAACCTGCGCGTGGTCTGCCGTGTCGCCATGACCGGCATCGAGCAGGTCTCCACGCGCACCGTGCTGACCGAGCAGACCGACGACCTGATCGCCGTGTCGATCGGTCTGTCGCCGCTGTCCGGCGCCGGTGTGCTCGTGTTCCCCCGTGAACTGGCCATGGTGTGGATCGACCACATGCTGGGCGGCACCGGCGGCGGCGAGCAGCCCCGACGCACGCTCAGCGACATCGAGACACCGCTGGTCCGCGAGCTGCTCACCGACGCGCTCGCCGAGCTGGGCGCCGCGTACGCCGAGTTCGCCGCCGTCGACCTGGTGCTCGGCGTGCTCGAGTACGACCCCCAGCTGGTCGCCGTCGGCGGACCGGCCGACGCCCTGGTCAAGGCGTCCTTCGAGATCGCGGTCGGCACCGCCGCCTCCGAGCTGACGTTCAGCGTCCCGGTGCAGGCGGTCCAGCCCTCGCTGCAGCGCCGCCTGGACTCCACGGCCATCAGCGCCGGCGAGCAGGCCGCCCGTGCCGCCGCCCGCGACCTGCTCACCGAGAGCCTCAGCGACGTCCCGGTCGAGGTCGCGGTCCGGTTCTCCCCCGCGCGGATGCGCTCCGAGGACCTGCTGGACCTGCGGGTCGGCGACGTGGTCTCGCTGGACCACCCGGTCGACCGCCCCCTTGTCATCACCACGGCGGGCGGCATCTTCGGCCGCGCCGTGCCCACCGCCCGCGGCACCCGGTTGACCTGCCAGGTCGTCGCCACCGAATCGGAGGAGAGCCGAGCATGA
- a CDS encoding flagellar basal body-associated FliL family protein, which produces MAKSDESTAKPAEKKKSKKLLIIIVAAVLVLGGGGAAYFMFFKGESTPPPPEPGKVIALEAITLNLKDGHFLKLSLALQATADATGELDGSRALDLAVSEFSNRSIAELSTSEAREAGKAELLKKIEEAYEGQVMDLYFTQFVMQ; this is translated from the coding sequence ATGGCCAAGTCGGACGAGTCGACCGCCAAACCGGCGGAGAAGAAGAAGTCCAAGAAGCTGCTGATCATCATCGTGGCCGCGGTGCTGGTCCTCGGTGGCGGCGGTGCCGCGTACTTCATGTTCTTCAAGGGCGAGAGCACGCCGCCGCCGCCCGAGCCGGGCAAGGTCATCGCGCTCGAGGCCATCACGCTGAACCTGAAGGACGGTCACTTCCTGAAGCTCAGCCTGGCGTTGCAGGCCACGGCCGACGCGACCGGCGAACTCGACGGCAGCCGGGCGCTGGACCTGGCCGTCTCGGAGTTCAGCAACCGCTCGATCGCCGAGCTGAGCACCTCGGAGGCCCGCGAGGCCGGCAAGGCCGAACTGCTGAAGAAGATCGAGGAGGCGTACGAAGGCCAGGTCATGGACCTCTACTTCACGCAGTTCGTCATGCAGTGA
- a CDS encoding flagellar hook-basal body complex protein: MLRSLFAGISGLRTHQRMTDVTGNNIANVNTTGFKGSQVIFQDALSQTIRGAATEGATTAATNPAQVGLGVELAGVNTNFGQGATQVTGRDTDMLIQGDGFFVVDAVGQRSYTRNGALSFDSHGSLTTTEGYLIQGWSADPVTGAIDTTGATGRLTIPSSTYADFSVAPDGTITGVLPDGTTKKIGAIAVANFANPDGLEKVGGSLYRASVNSGTEQIGLGGQNGTGTFVTGALEMSNVDLAQELTNLIIAQRGFQANSKVISTSDELLQDLMNLKR; this comes from the coding sequence ATGCTGCGTTCGCTCTTCGCCGGCATCTCCGGTCTCCGTACCCACCAGCGCATGACCGACGTCACCGGCAACAACATCGCCAACGTCAACACCACGGGCTTCAAGGGCTCGCAGGTCATCTTCCAGGACGCGCTGAGCCAGACGATCCGCGGTGCCGCCACCGAGGGCGCGACCACCGCCGCCACCAACCCGGCCCAGGTCGGCCTGGGTGTCGAGCTGGCCGGCGTGAACACCAACTTCGGCCAGGGCGCCACCCAGGTCACCGGCCGCGACACCGACATGCTGATCCAGGGCGACGGCTTCTTCGTCGTGGACGCGGTCGGCCAGCGGTCCTACACCCGCAACGGCGCGCTGTCGTTCGACTCGCACGGCAGCCTGACCACCACCGAGGGCTACCTGATCCAGGGTTGGTCCGCCGACCCGGTCACCGGTGCCATCGACACGACCGGCGCCACCGGCCGCCTGACCATCCCGTCCAGCACCTACGCGGACTTCTCGGTCGCGCCCGACGGCACGATCACCGGCGTGCTGCCCGACGGCACCACCAAGAAGATCGGTGCCATCGCGGTCGCCAACTTCGCCAACCCGGACGGCCTGGAGAAGGTCGGCGGCTCGCTGTACCGCGCCAGCGTCAACTCGGGCACCGAGCAGATCGGTCTCGGCGGTCAGAACGGCACCGGCACGTTCGTCACCGGCGCGCTGGAGATGTCCAACGTGGACCTCGCCCAGGAGCTGACCAACCTGATCATCGCCCAGCGCGGTTTCCAGGCGAACTCGAAGGTCATCAGCACCTCGGACGAGCTGCTTCAGGACCTCATGAACCTCAAGCGCTGA
- a CDS encoding flagellar motor protein has product MDPASIAGIVLALVAIIVSMLMEGGDPMSILLLPPIILVIGGTFGVAMAGGMMSDSMGIGALFKRALMTKKIENGPLVDVIVKLSDRARREGLLALEEEAKSVEDPFLRRGLELAIDGTDSREVREILEGEIDSKRRADKAGAKIFTDMGGFAPTIGIIGTVLGLVHVLENLSDPSSLGHLIAGAFVATLFGVMTANVFWLPLANRLKRISELEIEGMELALEGVLSIQAGANPRIVARKLRGLVSTGGEKQQKAA; this is encoded by the coding sequence ATGGACCCGGCATCCATCGCAGGCATCGTCCTCGCCCTCGTCGCGATCATCGTCTCCATGCTCATGGAGGGCGGTGACCCGATGTCGATCCTGCTGCTGCCCCCGATCATCCTGGTCATCGGCGGCACGTTCGGCGTGGCGATGGCCGGCGGCATGATGAGCGACTCGATGGGCATCGGCGCCCTGTTCAAGCGCGCGCTGATGACCAAGAAGATCGAGAACGGCCCGCTGGTCGACGTCATCGTGAAGCTGTCCGACCGCGCGCGGCGCGAGGGCCTGCTCGCCCTCGAAGAGGAGGCCAAGTCGGTCGAGGACCCGTTCCTGCGCCGCGGCCTGGAACTGGCGATCGACGGCACGGACTCCCGCGAGGTCCGCGAGATCCTCGAAGGCGAGATCGACTCCAAGCGCCGCGCCGACAAGGCCGGTGCCAAGATTTTCACCGACATGGGCGGTTTCGCGCCCACCATCGGCATCATCGGCACCGTGCTCGGCCTCGTGCACGTGCTGGAGAACCTGTCCGACCCGAGCAGCCTGGGCCACCTCATCGCGGGTGCGTTCGTGGCGACCCTGTTCGGCGTCATGACCGCGAACGTGTTCTGGCTCCCGCTGGCCAACCGCCTCAAGCGGATCAGCGAGCTGGAGATCGAGGGCATGGAGCTGGCGCTGGAGGGCGTGCTGTCCATCCAGGCCGGTGCCAACCCGCGCATCGTCGCCCGCAAGCTGCGCGGTCTCGTCTCCACCGGGGGCGAGAAACAGCAGAAGGCGGCGTGA
- a CDS encoding flagellar hook-length control protein FliK: MTTPLIQSTPSRPQQASTRSRGEGEPGFHAAFAASLSTSAEESTKDHGGVAGAPADRTPIPVGGVPLPAPQPEPAADPTVTEAAVAVLRHGTVVATAATATAVEADAKTDPNTDVKIDVDVEAEVGTGAPGLDAQVALGLQAGLAQLAVPAPVVRTTTVPVADVPTTKVAVVGTGVVDAAVVDAAVVNTAVMNTAVADAAVMNAVKANVAVVTPVPPMATPDVAVPGTPPTTGAVADSAVADSAVAASAVVSDTVVAGPARPEPVAVDARAAGEGFAGPGLPVESVVPTATATPSAVAVAAGTPQVAAIAVPLTRTTPTAPEVVVPQAVGTPDAPVGLGARIGLLAGLALQADTSVSVATPQPAVPSQAPTGRVVGIDALAAALPGDVRIAFTQALGTPAATPVVDAPVTQTPKPVATPVAVATPVTVAQVAGAQVATATATVAQATPETGQTATTPADGTTPTAQQTTAPAGIARTGDTRTGGDAQGDSRNSGSKGQETPASAAAGHTTGGSPVDGSQVTAPRTDGALVSRTSADAEAPTPVTRPSTADAVGITTVTTAVTTSATTSATTSATTAADPVTTTASTAATPAATVGDPTAQATAEVAPETVRPGNSPTPGPDTTPAVVEPRHADAGLPVVPQQVPAPTTPTAPAAIAHAPAPHHPVHPVATQVGSALVALGVGEHELTIHLHPADLGPVAVTAQIANGEIRIELGGGTEAGREAIRDALPDLRREMERAGFASCRFDLGTAGGDQGRRTWADPRPAWAAGREATDTATEATPVIRRPSRGVLDLHA; this comes from the coding sequence GTGACCACTCCGCTGATCCAGTCCACGCCGTCGCGTCCGCAGCAGGCGTCGACGCGCTCGCGCGGCGAGGGCGAGCCCGGCTTCCACGCCGCGTTCGCCGCGAGCCTCTCGACGTCCGCCGAAGAGTCCACAAAGGACCATGGCGGTGTCGCCGGTGCGCCGGCCGACCGCACGCCGATCCCGGTCGGGGGCGTTCCGCTGCCCGCACCCCAGCCGGAACCGGCGGCCGACCCGACCGTGACGGAGGCCGCTGTCGCGGTCCTCCGTCACGGCACGGTGGTCGCGACCGCGGCGACCGCCACCGCGGTCGAGGCCGACGCGAAGACCGACCCGAACACCGACGTGAAGATCGACGTGGATGTCGAGGCCGAGGTCGGCACGGGTGCGCCGGGGCTCGACGCGCAGGTCGCGCTCGGGCTCCAGGCGGGACTCGCCCAGCTCGCCGTTCCGGCGCCGGTCGTGCGGACCACCACCGTCCCCGTCGCGGACGTCCCCACCACGAAGGTCGCCGTCGTCGGCACCGGTGTCGTGGACGCCGCTGTCGTGGACGCCGCTGTCGTGAATACCGCTGTCATGAATACCGCTGTCGCGGATGCCGCCGTCATGAACGCCGTCAAGGCGAACGTCGCCGTGGTGACACCTGTGCCGCCCATGGCCACTCCGGACGTCGCCGTCCCGGGCACCCCTCCCACGACCGGTGCCGTCGCGGACAGTGCTGTCGCGGACAGTGCTGTCGCGGCGAGTGCCGTCGTTTCCGACACCGTCGTGGCCGGCCCGGCCCGGCCCGAGCCGGTCGCCGTGGACGCGCGCGCCGCCGGCGAGGGCTTCGCCGGTCCGGGCCTGCCCGTCGAGTCGGTCGTCCCGACCGCGACCGCGACCCCGTCGGCGGTCGCGGTGGCCGCCGGCACACCGCAGGTGGCCGCGATCGCCGTGCCCCTGACCCGGACCACGCCGACCGCCCCCGAGGTCGTCGTCCCGCAGGCGGTCGGCACGCCCGACGCCCCGGTCGGGCTCGGTGCCCGGATCGGGCTGCTGGCCGGACTCGCGCTCCAGGCGGACACGAGCGTGTCCGTCGCGACGCCGCAGCCGGCCGTGCCGTCCCAGGCACCCACCGGCCGGGTGGTCGGCATCGACGCCCTGGCCGCCGCGCTGCCCGGCGACGTGCGGATCGCCTTCACGCAGGCGCTCGGCACGCCGGCCGCCACGCCGGTCGTCGACGCGCCCGTCACTCAGACCCCGAAGCCGGTCGCCACGCCGGTCGCGGTCGCCACGCCGGTCACGGTGGCCCAGGTCGCGGGGGCCCAGGTGGCAACGGCCACGGCGACCGTGGCCCAGGCCACGCCCGAGACCGGCCAGACCGCCACCACGCCGGCGGACGGCACCACGCCGACCGCCCAGCAGACCACGGCTCCGGCCGGAATCGCCCGTACCGGCGACACCCGAACCGGTGGCGATGCGCAGGGCGACAGCCGGAACAGCGGATCGAAGGGCCAGGAAACCCCCGCTTCGGCGGCAGCCGGGCACACGACCGGTGGATCTCCGGTAGACGGTTCGCAGGTGACCGCTCCCCGGACCGATGGGGCGCTCGTGAGTCGTACATCGGCCGACGCCGAAGCACCGACCCCCGTGACCCGACCGTCCACAGCGGACGCCGTCGGGATCACCACCGTGACCACCGCTGTGACCACTTCGGCGACCACTTCCGCGACCACTTCGGCGACCACCGCGGCCGACCCCGTGACCACCACGGCGAGCACCGCGGCGACTCCCGCGGCGACCGTCGGCGACCCGACCGCGCAGGCGACCGCCGAGGTCGCCCCCGAGACCGTCCGGCCCGGCAACTCCCCCACCCCCGGGCCGGACACCACCCCCGCGGTCGTCGAGCCACGCCACGCCGACGCGGGCCTGCCCGTCGTGCCGCAGCAGGTACCCGCACCCACCACGCCGACCGCGCCCGCCGCGATCGCGCACGCACCCGCGCCGCACCACCCCGTGCACCCGGTGGCCACGCAGGTCGGTTCCGCGCTGGTCGCCCTGGGCGTCGGCGAGCACGAACTCACCATCCACCTGCACCCCGCCGACCTGGGCCCGGTCGCCGTCACCGCGCAGATCGCCAACGGCGAGATCCGCATCGAACTCGGCGGCGGCACCGAGGCGGGCCGCGAGGCCATCCGCGACGCGCTGCCCGACCTGCGCCGCGAGATGGAACGCGCCGGTTTCGCGTCGTGCCGGTTCGACCTGGGCACGGCCGGTGGCGACCAGGGCCGGCGCACGTGGGCCGACCCCAGGCCCGCCTGGGCCGCCGGTCGCGAGGCGACCGACACCGCCACCGAGGCCACGCCGGTCATCCGCCGGCCCTCCCGAGGCGTCCTCGACCTGCACGCGTGA
- a CDS encoding transglycosylase SLT domain-containing protein, producing the protein MTVTGIDGIAARIQQLESLISGGVRTSQTSSTGFADALSSAMGAGTTSSGTTGADVVADAKKYLGVPYVWGGTDPSVGLDCSGLVQKVYGDLGVSLPRVSQDQAKVGTEVPSLDQAKPGDLIAFGDPAHHIGIYVGDGKMIHAPEPGANVRIQDVWETPSTIRRILPDSGTSSVSSASSGAGRYQALFDAATKKYNLPEGLLSAVAKAESNYDPNAVSSAGAQGLMQIMPATAAGLGVNPLDPTQAVDGAARLLSSNLQSFGSVPLALAAYNAGPGAVRQYGGIPPYAETQNYVSKIMASLGGAA; encoded by the coding sequence ATGACCGTGACCGGCATCGACGGCATCGCGGCACGCATCCAGCAGCTCGAATCGCTGATCTCGGGCGGGGTCCGGACCAGCCAGACCTCGTCGACCGGTTTCGCCGACGCGCTCTCGTCCGCGATGGGCGCGGGCACCACGTCGTCCGGCACGACCGGTGCCGACGTCGTCGCCGATGCCAAGAAGTACCTCGGCGTGCCCTACGTCTGGGGCGGCACCGACCCGTCGGTGGGCCTGGACTGCTCCGGCCTCGTGCAGAAGGTGTACGGCGACCTGGGCGTCTCGCTGCCCCGCGTGAGCCAGGACCAGGCCAAGGTCGGCACCGAGGTGCCGAGCCTGGACCAGGCCAAGCCGGGTGACCTGATCGCGTTCGGCGACCCCGCCCACCACATCGGCATCTACGTCGGCGACGGCAAGATGATCCACGCGCCGGAGCCGGGCGCGAACGTGCGCATCCAGGACGTGTGGGAGACGCCGAGCACGATCCGGCGCATCCTGCCCGACTCGGGCACCTCGTCGGTCTCGTCCGCGTCCTCGGGCGCCGGCCGGTACCAGGCGCTGTTCGACGCGGCGACCAAGAAGTACAACCTGCCGGAGGGCCTGTTGTCGGCGGTGGCCAAGGCCGAGTCGAACTACGACCCGAACGCGGTCAGCTCCGCGGGCGCGCAGGGTCTCATGCAGATCATGCCCGCGACCGCCGCCGGCCTCGGCGTGAACCCGCTCGACCCCACGCAGGCGGTGGACGGCGCCGCGCGGCTGCTGTCGAGCAACCTCCAGTCGTTCGGTTCGGTGCCGCTGGCGCTGGCCGCGTACAACGCCGGTCCGGGCGCGGTCCGCCAGTACGGTGGCATCCCGCCCTACGCCGAGACGCAGAACTACGTCAGCAAGATCATGGCTTCGCTGGGCGGTGCCGCGTGA
- a CDS encoding flagellar motor protein MotB, giving the protein MSGKKKGHDEEHENHERWLLTYSDMITLLMVLFIVMFAMSTVDAQKFDQLKQSLAGAFGGSEIVVVGEISSKGTNDESLLPSAVDLSTGGVANDKPISEDQAAAAVREADRAKASQDEQKARDEVDSLRGIQQRMTEELTKQGLADQVAFSIDDRGLVVTVITSSIVFGGDSAVLLPDGRRVVMALEPTLVDLPNKLEIGGHTNQLNVPTVNYPSAWELSTARASSVVRVLAEAGVSPSRMTATGHADQKPLYPPSDPLAVTRNRRVEIVVMSGQSPEVRSLLPVIATHE; this is encoded by the coding sequence ATGTCCGGCAAGAAGAAGGGCCACGACGAGGAACACGAGAACCACGAGCGGTGGCTGCTGACGTACTCCGACATGATCACGCTGCTGATGGTGCTGTTCATCGTCATGTTCGCCATGTCCACCGTGGACGCGCAGAAGTTCGACCAGCTCAAGCAGAGCCTGGCGGGCGCGTTCGGCGGCAGCGAGATCGTCGTCGTCGGCGAGATCTCCAGCAAGGGCACCAACGACGAGAGCCTGCTGCCGTCGGCCGTGGACCTGTCCACGGGCGGCGTGGCGAACGACAAGCCGATCAGCGAGGACCAGGCGGCGGCCGCCGTGCGTGAAGCGGACCGGGCCAAGGCGTCGCAGGACGAGCAGAAAGCCCGGGACGAGGTCGACAGCCTGCGCGGCATCCAGCAGCGGATGACCGAGGAGCTGACCAAGCAGGGCCTCGCCGACCAGGTGGCGTTCTCCATCGACGACCGCGGCCTGGTGGTCACCGTCATCACCAGCTCGATCGTGTTCGGCGGCGACAGCGCGGTGCTGCTGCCCGACGGCCGTCGGGTGGTCATGGCGCTGGAGCCGACGCTGGTCGACCTGCCCAACAAGCTGGAGATCGGCGGGCACACCAACCAGCTCAACGTGCCCACCGTGAACTACCCGTCGGCGTGGGAACTGTCCACGGCACGGGCGTCGAGCGTGGTGCGAGTACTCGCCGAGGCGGGCGTCTCCCCCTCCCGGATGACCGCCACGGGCCACGCCGACCAGAAGCCGCTCTACCCGCCGTCGGACCCCCTCGCGGTGACCCGCAACCGCCGCGTGGAGATCGTCGTGATGTCGGGCCAGTCGCCGGAAGTGCGCTCGCTGCTCCCGGTGATCGCCACCCACGAGTAG
- a CDS encoding flagellar FlbD family protein, producing the protein MILLNRLNGQVFALNPDLLERADPTPDTVITLVTGAKYVVAQSLDELAELVSNHRAALLERAQLGTDNPGPSRAARATVLRFPEGDEH; encoded by the coding sequence GTGATACTGCTCAACCGCCTCAACGGGCAGGTCTTCGCACTGAACCCCGACCTGCTCGAACGCGCCGACCCGACGCCGGACACGGTGATCACACTCGTCACCGGCGCCAAGTACGTCGTGGCCCAGTCGCTGGACGAACTGGCCGAACTGGTGAGCAACCACCGCGCGGCCCTGCTCGAACGCGCGCAGCTGGGCACCGACAACCCCGGCCCGTCGCGGGCGGCCCGGGCGACGGTGCTGCGGTTCCCGGAAGGGGATGAGCACTGA
- a CDS encoding flagellar hook capping FlgD N-terminal domain-containing protein — protein MTSPIGGTSYTAATTTTQKTAPTTQTTSTTGLKSDDFLKLLIAQIKFQDPTSPTDPAQFMSQTAQLTQVDVLNKLAAQQETLLTSTVSARAADLVGKNVEYLDADGIRHTGVVDSATFGSDPTVRIGKTDVALSALTAVSGRTA, from the coding sequence ATGACCAGTCCCATCGGCGGGACGTCGTACACAGCGGCGACGACCACCACGCAGAAGACGGCCCCGACCACCCAGACCACGAGCACGACCGGTCTCAAGTCGGACGACTTCCTCAAGCTGCTGATCGCGCAGATCAAGTTCCAGGACCCGACGAGCCCGACCGACCCGGCGCAGTTCATGTCGCAGACCGCGCAGCTCACCCAGGTCGACGTCCTCAACAAGCTCGCCGCCCAGCAGGAGACGCTGCTCACGTCGACGGTCAGCGCCCGCGCGGCCGACCTCGTCGGCAAGAACGTGGAGTACCTGGACGCGGACGGCATTCGGCACACCGGTGTCGTCGACTCCGCGACGTTCGGGAGCGACCCGACCGTGCGAATCGGGAAAACCGATGTCGCACTGTCCGCACTCACCGCTGTTTCCGGCCGTACAGCCTGA